One stretch of Streptomyces peucetius DNA includes these proteins:
- a CDS encoding ISL3 family transposase: MFSGLSPLVIADVVDEGERIVVRARTPGDTAVCPVCGAPSERVHGYHWRTVADLPVDERRVVVRVRVRRLVCPTRGCRHTFREQVPGVLDRYQRRTARLTKQVKAVVKELAGRAGARLLAILTVGLSRHTALRTLLRIPLPTRRVPRVIGVDDFALRRRHRYATVIIDAETHERIDVLPSRTADTLEAWLREHPGIEIVCRDGSATYAEAIRRALPDAVQVADRWHVWHNLCEAALREVKAHSTCWAAVLDAPIYDGPRAQTTLERWHQVHGMLAKGVGLLECARRLELALNTVKRYARAEKPERMLLVPKYRASLVDPYREHLRKRRAEDPAVPVQRLFEEIKALGFTGCLNLLHKYINQGRADAERSHISPRRLARMLLTRPNNLKAEQHALLAKLTAACPEMTQLASAIGAFAPLLAPHADNADALSRWIVQIRGADLPHLHAFARGLERDRDAVTAALTLPYSNGPTEGVNTKTKRIARQMHGRAGFTLLRHRILLG, from the coding sequence GTGTTTTCGGGTCTGTCCCCGCTGGTCATCGCAGATGTGGTCGACGAAGGTGAGCGGATCGTGGTGCGGGCACGGACTCCGGGGGACACTGCGGTCTGCCCGGTGTGCGGGGCCCCGTCGGAACGCGTGCACGGCTATCACTGGCGGACAGTCGCGGACCTGCCGGTCGATGAACGACGGGTGGTGGTCCGTGTGCGAGTGCGGCGTCTGGTGTGTCCCACGCGTGGCTGCCGCCACACCTTCCGCGAACAGGTGCCCGGTGTCCTGGACCGGTACCAGCGACGCACCGCTCGTCTGACCAAGCAGGTAAAGGCCGTGGTCAAGGAGTTAGCGGGCCGGGCGGGGGCACGTCTGCTGGCGATACTCACCGTGGGCCTGTCGCGTCACACTGCCCTGCGCACCCTGCTGCGCATCCCGCTGCCCACCCGGCGGGTGCCCCGCGTGATCGGCGTCGACGACTTTGCCCTGCGCCGGCGTCACCGCTATGCCACCGTGATCATCGATGCCGAGACCCATGAGCGGATCGACGTGCTGCCCAGCCGCACGGCCGACACCCTGGAGGCGTGGCTGCGCGAGCACCCGGGCATCGAGATCGTGTGCCGTGACGGCTCAGCGACCTATGCTGAGGCGATCCGGCGCGCGCTGCCTGACGCGGTACAGGTCGCGGACCGGTGGCATGTGTGGCACAACCTGTGCGAAGCCGCCCTCAGAGAGGTCAAGGCGCACAGCACCTGCTGGGCCGCCGTGCTGGACGCGCCGATCTACGACGGGCCCCGCGCCCAGACCACCCTCGAACGCTGGCACCAGGTCCACGGCATGCTCGCGAAGGGCGTGGGCCTGCTCGAATGCGCCCGCCGCCTGGAACTGGCCCTGAACACCGTCAAACGCTACGCGCGAGCCGAGAAGCCCGAGCGCATGCTCCTCGTCCCCAAATACCGCGCCAGCCTCGTCGATCCCTACCGCGAGCACCTGCGCAAACGCCGAGCCGAGGACCCCGCCGTCCCCGTCCAGCGCCTCTTCGAAGAGATCAAGGCCCTGGGCTTCACGGGCTGCCTAAACCTCCTGCACAAGTACATCAACCAAGGTCGCGCGGATGCCGAGCGCAGCCACATCTCCCCACGGCGGCTCGCCCGGATGCTGCTGACCAGGCCCAACAACCTCAAGGCCGAGCAACACGCGCTCCTGGCCAAGCTCACCGCCGCCTGCCCCGAGATGACCCAACTGGCCTCAGCTATCGGCGCTTTCGCCCCGCTCCTTGCGCCCCACGCCGACAATGCCGACGCACTCTCGCGCTGGATCGTCCAGATCCGCGGCGCCGACCTGCCCCACCTGCACGCCTTCGCCCGAGGTCTGGAACGAGACCGCGATGCCGTGACCGCCGCCCTCACGCTGCCGTACAGCAACGGCCCCACCGAGGGCGTCAACACCAAGACCAAGCGGATCGCGCGCCAGATGCACGGACGCGCCGGCTTCACCCTGCTTCGCCACCGCATCCTCCTCGGATAG
- a CDS encoding SsgA family sporulation/cell division regulator has protein sequence MSTVIEQAVQARLVASAPQMESVPATLHYDPRDPFAVRIDFPGPATLEGTDVSWAFSRELLAEGFHEPAGLGDVRVRPYGYDRTVLEFHAPEGMAMVHIRTGELRRFLERVHELVPAGCEHLYLGLDEDLTELLRDAA, from the coding sequence TTGTCCACCGTCATCGAGCAGGCCGTCCAGGCCCGACTCGTCGCCTCCGCGCCCCAGATGGAGTCCGTCCCGGCGACGCTGCACTACGACCCGCGGGACCCTTTCGCCGTGCGGATCGACTTCCCCGGCCCGGCGACCCTGGAGGGTACGGACGTGTCCTGGGCGTTCTCGCGGGAGTTGCTCGCGGAGGGGTTCCACGAGCCCGCCGGTCTCGGTGACGTGCGGGTGCGGCCGTACGGCTACGACCGGACGGTGCTGGAGTTCCACGCCCCGGAGGGCATGGCCATGGTGCACATCCGCACCGGGGAGCTGCGGCGTTTCCTCGAGCGGGTGCACGAGCTGGTCCCGGCGGGGTGCGAGCACCTGTATCTGGGCCTCGACGAGGACCTGACGGAACTGCTGCGCGACGCCGCTTAG
- a CDS encoding WD40/YVTN/BNR-like repeat-containing protein, translated as MTSNGETRRTVSVGLCAAAVAAVLAGPAQAAPVTEPTAKAHTPGWSLKDTGTDVRLRGLAPVSRTTAWVAGSRGTVLRTDDGGRSWLDVSPPGAEGLEFRDVEAFDSRRAVVLAIGEGEASRLLRTEDGGATWTESFRNTDPRAFYDCVTFFDRRHGLAMSDPVDGKYRILSTADGGRSWRVLPDAGMPPALPGEAGFAASGQCLVSSGPKDVWLATGGGATARVLHSADRGLNWSVAESTIPAGDPARGVFALAFRDRTNGLAVGGDYRPDQPSPRAAAVTRDGGRSWRQAKNPPAAYRSGVAWLPHSRSAALAVGPTGTDLTTDGGRSWRTVDTGSFDTVDCTPDFGCWASGEKGRVARLEF; from the coding sequence ATGACGTCCAACGGGGAGACGAGAAGAACGGTGTCCGTGGGGTTGTGCGCGGCTGCCGTGGCGGCCGTGCTGGCCGGCCCGGCCCAGGCGGCGCCGGTCACGGAGCCTACGGCGAAGGCCCACACCCCGGGCTGGAGCCTGAAGGACACCGGGACGGACGTGCGGCTGCGCGGGCTGGCGCCGGTGAGCCGGACGACCGCGTGGGTCGCGGGCTCCAGGGGCACCGTGCTGCGCACGGACGACGGCGGCCGCAGCTGGCTCGACGTGTCGCCGCCCGGCGCCGAGGGGCTCGAGTTCCGTGACGTCGAGGCGTTCGACTCCCGGCGCGCCGTGGTCCTGGCCATCGGCGAGGGAGAGGCGTCGCGGCTGCTGCGCACCGAGGACGGCGGGGCGACCTGGACCGAGTCGTTCCGCAATACCGACCCCAGGGCGTTCTACGACTGCGTCACGTTCTTCGACAGGCGCCACGGTCTGGCCATGAGCGACCCGGTGGACGGCAAGTACCGCATCCTGTCCACCGCCGACGGCGGCCGGTCGTGGCGGGTGCTGCCCGACGCCGGTATGCCGCCCGCCCTCCCCGGTGAGGCGGGCTTCGCCGCGAGCGGGCAGTGCCTCGTCAGCTCCGGGCCCAAGGACGTCTGGCTGGCCACCGGCGGCGGTGCGACGGCGCGCGTCCTGCACTCCGCCGACCGGGGCCTGAACTGGTCCGTCGCCGAGTCCACGATCCCGGCCGGCGATCCGGCCCGGGGCGTCTTCGCGCTGGCGTTCCGCGACCGGACGAACGGCCTCGCCGTCGGCGGTGATTACCGCCCCGACCAGCCCTCGCCCCGGGCCGCGGCCGTCACACGGGACGGCGGCCGCAGCTGGCGGCAGGCGAAGAACCCGCCGGCCGCGTACCGCTCCGGCGTGGCCTGGCTGCCGCACAGCAGGTCCGCCGCGCTCGCCGTCGGCCCCACCGGGACGGATCTCACGACCGACGGCGGCCGCAGCTGGCGCACGGTCGACACCGGCTCGTTCGACACCGTCGACTGCACGCCCGACTTCGGCTGCTGGGCGTCGGGCGAGAAGGGCCGGGTCGCGCGGCTGGAGTTCTGA
- a CDS encoding YciI family protein: MFVMELTYTAPVERVEPLMEAHVVWLDALYEEGVFIASGRKKPRDGGIILAVGDDRARIEKIAATDPFITGAVCTYRITEFIATKTAPELAPYRQQPAS, from the coding sequence ATGTTTGTGATGGAACTGACCTACACCGCGCCGGTCGAGCGTGTCGAACCGCTCATGGAAGCCCATGTGGTGTGGCTGGACGCACTCTACGAAGAGGGCGTCTTCATCGCGTCGGGCCGCAAGAAGCCGCGCGACGGCGGAATCATCCTGGCCGTCGGGGACGATCGCGCGCGGATCGAGAAGATCGCGGCGACCGACCCCTTCATCACCGGCGCGGTGTGCACGTACCGGATCACGGAGTTCATCGCGACGAAGACCGCCCCCGAGCTGGCTCCCTACCGGCAGCAGCCGGCTTCCTGA
- a CDS encoding sensor domain-containing diguanylate cyclase, giving the protein MAALLGAGIGVASAHAVAALSIYARARTVMGRVRLRLVLLAVSAAAGGLHHLLAGQPRTAQAHFAGVLQSMVELLATAGIVICLGLGVAGLVVAAADGCTTLIWLRRLLDGSMTAASLLTLSWVLLLHRVDKGGDVSYSLLALARVTTDVLILGLLVALRFSRRSGERTAVTVAAVALSVLAMSDVLRILLPAPGVWSGIPLAAVCSMAGSFLVALVPWLPGGASIMGADRREMPVAGVVVAFVPVVVCVLAMAAHVLAGGHPDVVMLALTGSVLLGLSARQGVAHADHLQLTREAAAREAHYRKLVDGSSDVITIVGLDGRVLYISPAVHEVFGYRPEELVGARLPLYTHPDDVAPLMQAVETLRQEAESGTCGPGRCLAFRIRAMDGQWRHVESTVSHHTDGLIFNSRDVTERVTLQAQLQHLAFHDALTGLPNRALFIDRVKHALQKRTADATPPAVIFLDLDGFKAVNDSAGHAAGDDLLVQAARRLQASVRAADTVARLGGDEFAALLEGDAGACPSRTREVAERILSALMKPYRIGGTHAVVAASIGIAVATPGITPGELLHNADLVMYEAKAAGKGRIRMHGAQPQSISCETSSPAIESRADKDASVTAANT; this is encoded by the coding sequence GTGGCAGCGCTGCTGGGGGCAGGCATAGGGGTGGCATCTGCGCACGCGGTAGCCGCACTCTCCATCTATGCACGCGCCCGAACGGTCATGGGAAGGGTGCGCCTGCGCCTGGTGCTGCTCGCGGTTTCGGCGGCAGCAGGCGGTCTTCACCACCTTTTGGCCGGGCAACCCCGCACAGCGCAGGCACACTTTGCCGGCGTTCTCCAGTCCATGGTCGAACTGCTCGCAACCGCCGGGATCGTCATTTGTCTGGGGTTGGGTGTCGCCGGACTGGTCGTGGCAGCCGCGGACGGCTGCACGACCCTGATCTGGCTACGGCGGCTCCTGGACGGCTCGATGACCGCAGCATCGCTGCTCACGCTGAGCTGGGTGCTTCTGTTGCATCGCGTCGACAAAGGCGGTGACGTATCGTATTCGCTGCTGGCTCTCGCCCGCGTGACGACGGACGTCCTCATCCTGGGGCTACTGGTCGCCTTGCGTTTCAGCCGGAGATCCGGAGAGCGCACCGCGGTCACTGTGGCGGCCGTGGCCCTCTCCGTTTTGGCCATGAGCGACGTTCTGCGCATCCTGTTGCCCGCTCCGGGCGTGTGGTCCGGGATTCCTCTCGCGGCGGTCTGTTCGATGGCCGGATCATTCCTCGTGGCCCTCGTGCCGTGGCTGCCCGGCGGTGCCAGCATTATGGGAGCCGACCGGCGGGAGATGCCTGTCGCCGGGGTGGTCGTGGCCTTCGTACCCGTGGTCGTCTGCGTTCTCGCCATGGCTGCGCACGTACTGGCTGGTGGCCACCCCGATGTTGTGATGCTCGCCCTGACAGGTTCTGTGCTTCTCGGGCTCAGCGCCCGGCAAGGCGTTGCTCACGCCGACCACCTGCAGCTCACTCGAGAGGCGGCAGCCCGTGAGGCCCATTACCGCAAACTGGTCGATGGCTCGAGCGACGTGATCACCATCGTCGGTCTGGATGGTCGCGTGCTCTACATCAGCCCGGCCGTCCATGAGGTCTTCGGATACCGCCCTGAGGAGCTCGTAGGCGCTCGCCTGCCCCTGTACACCCACCCCGACGACGTGGCGCCACTGATGCAAGCTGTCGAGACGCTGCGGCAGGAAGCCGAGTCAGGTACGTGCGGCCCGGGCCGCTGCCTTGCGTTTCGGATTCGAGCAATGGATGGGCAGTGGCGCCACGTCGAGTCGACAGTCAGCCACCACACAGACGGGCTGATCTTCAACAGTCGCGATGTCACTGAGCGAGTGACATTGCAGGCACAACTCCAGCACCTGGCATTCCACGACGCGTTGACAGGCCTGCCCAACCGCGCGTTATTCATCGACAGGGTCAAGCATGCGCTGCAGAAGCGGACCGCCGACGCCACCCCGCCTGCGGTGATCTTCCTGGACCTGGACGGCTTCAAGGCCGTCAACGACTCGGCCGGTCACGCGGCAGGTGATGACCTGCTCGTACAGGCTGCCCGTCGGCTCCAGGCATCTGTACGGGCGGCGGACACGGTCGCCCGCCTGGGCGGCGACGAATTCGCCGCGCTGCTGGAGGGAGACGCGGGAGCATGCCCTTCCCGGACCAGGGAAGTAGCGGAGCGGATCTTGTCCGCTCTTATGAAGCCGTACCGCATCGGCGGTACCCATGCGGTGGTAGCGGCTTCCATCGGTATCGCGGTAGCCACTCCAGGGATCACACCGGGCGAACTCCTGCACAACGCCGACCTGGTGATGTACGAGGCCAAAGCCGCAGGAAAGGGCCGCATCCGTATGCACGGCGCGCAGCCGCAAAGCATCAGTTGCGAGACTTCTTCCCCCGCCATCGAATCACGTGCCGACAAGGACGCTTCTGTAACAGCGGCCAACACATGA
- a CDS encoding endonuclease V: MKIVEAPAGWPVNEEQALAVQDELRGRVVLDEPGPPVGTGLVAGVDVAYDDERDVVAAAAVVLDAATLTVVEEATAIGRITFPYVPGLLAFREIPTVLAALGTLTSDPGLVVCDGYGRAHPRRFGLASHLGVLTGLPAIGVAKNPFVFTYGQLGAERGDFAALVADDGEEVGRALRTQQGVKPVFVSAGHRVTLDAACAHTLRLAPGFRVPETTRRADALCRRALAEATGG, translated from the coding sequence ATGAAGATCGTCGAAGCGCCCGCCGGCTGGCCCGTGAACGAGGAACAGGCCCTGGCCGTCCAGGACGAACTGCGTGGCCGCGTCGTCCTGGACGAGCCGGGCCCGCCGGTCGGCACCGGGCTGGTGGCCGGCGTCGACGTGGCGTACGACGACGAGCGCGACGTCGTCGCCGCGGCGGCGGTCGTGCTGGACGCGGCGACGCTGACCGTGGTCGAAGAGGCCACGGCGATCGGCCGGATCACCTTCCCCTACGTGCCCGGGCTGCTCGCGTTCCGCGAGATCCCGACGGTGCTGGCCGCGCTCGGGACCCTCACCTCGGACCCCGGCCTCGTCGTCTGCGACGGATACGGCCGGGCGCACCCCCGGCGCTTCGGGCTGGCCAGCCATCTGGGAGTGCTGACCGGGCTGCCGGCCATCGGCGTCGCCAAGAACCCGTTCGTCTTCACCTACGGACAACTCGGTGCCGAGCGGGGCGACTTCGCTGCCCTGGTCGCCGACGACGGGGAAGAGGTCGGCCGCGCGCTGCGTACGCAGCAGGGCGTGAAGCCCGTGTTCGTCTCCGCCGGGCACAGGGTCACGCTCGACGCGGCCTGCGCCCACACACTGCGGCTGGCACCTGGGTTCCGCGTCCCGGAGACGACACGGCGTGCCGACGCCCTGTGCCGGCGGGCGCTCGCGGAGGCGACGGGCGGGTGA
- a CDS encoding phospholipase: MRRRFALPLVSAVLALPAALIPAGSAAAAPADKLQVLSSWTQTSASSYNAWAAARANQGAWSAYGFNWSTDYCSSSPDNPFGFPFKMSCARHDFGYRNYKAVGRFDAHKSRLDSAFYEDLKRVCNRYSGGTRTACNSTAWTYYQAVKAFGYSAAVDSGKAA, translated from the coding sequence ATGCGTCGCCGTTTCGCCCTGCCGCTCGTGTCCGCCGTACTGGCATTGCCCGCCGCACTGATCCCCGCCGGCTCGGCAGCCGCCGCCCCCGCCGACAAGCTCCAGGTGCTCAGCTCCTGGACCCAGACCAGCGCCTCCAGCTACAACGCCTGGGCCGCCGCCCGGGCCAACCAGGGCGCGTGGAGCGCCTACGGCTTCAACTGGTCCACGGACTACTGCTCTTCGTCGCCGGACAACCCGTTCGGCTTCCCTTTCAAGATGTCATGCGCACGCCACGACTTCGGTTACCGGAACTACAAGGCCGTCGGCCGCTTCGACGCCCACAAGTCCAGACTGGACTCGGCGTTCTACGAGGACCTGAAGCGCGTGTGCAACAGGTACTCCGGCGGCACACGCACTGCCTGCAACTCGACTGCGTGGACGTACTACCAGGCCGTGAAGGCCTTCGGATACTCGGCGGCGGTCGACAGCGGCAAGGCCGCCTGA
- a CDS encoding saccharopine dehydrogenase family protein translates to MNSHNGTDRAQRPYDIVLFGATGFVGALTAEYLARHAPEGCRWALAGRSRDKLEELRERLAVIDPECAALPLIEADAADAASLRELAGSTRVVATTVGPYVWYGEGLVAACAEAGTDYADLTGEPEFVDLMYVRHDARARETGARLVHACGFDSVPHDLGVYFTVRQLPEGVPLTVDGFVRSNAMFSGGTLASALNAMGRGRESLRAARERRLHEPRLVGRRARSPLGGPRFSPEIGAWALPLPTIDPQIVARSARALERYGPDFRYRHYAAVKTLPMALAGPAAVGAGFAVAQLPAARRWLMSRYAPGDGPSAKRRAESWFSVRFVGEGGGRRVFTEVTGGDPGYDETAKILAESAMCLAADALPRTSGQVTPAVAMGDALLTRLQRAGLRFRVAHSG, encoded by the coding sequence GTGAACAGCCACAACGGGACGGATCGCGCGCAGCGCCCGTACGACATCGTGCTCTTCGGGGCGACCGGATTCGTCGGCGCGCTCACCGCCGAGTACCTCGCGCGGCACGCGCCCGAGGGCTGCCGCTGGGCCCTCGCCGGGCGCAGCCGCGACAAGCTCGAGGAGCTGCGGGAGCGGCTGGCGGTCATCGACCCCGAGTGCGCCGCCCTGCCCCTGATCGAGGCCGACGCGGCGGACGCCGCCTCACTGCGGGAGCTCGCCGGATCCACGCGTGTCGTGGCCACGACGGTCGGCCCGTACGTCTGGTACGGCGAGGGCCTGGTCGCCGCGTGCGCCGAGGCCGGTACGGACTACGCCGACCTGACCGGTGAGCCCGAGTTCGTCGACCTGATGTACGTGCGGCACGACGCGCGGGCCCGGGAGACGGGCGCACGGCTCGTGCACGCGTGCGGGTTCGACTCGGTGCCGCACGACCTGGGCGTGTACTTCACCGTCCGGCAGCTGCCCGAGGGGGTGCCACTCACCGTCGACGGCTTCGTCCGCTCCAACGCCATGTTCTCCGGGGGGACGCTGGCCTCCGCGCTCAACGCGATGGGCCGCGGGCGCGAGTCGCTGCGCGCGGCACGGGAACGCCGCCTGCACGAGCCGCGCCTCGTCGGCCGTCGCGCCCGGTCCCCCCTCGGCGGTCCCCGCTTCAGCCCCGAGATCGGGGCCTGGGCGCTTCCGCTGCCCACCATCGACCCGCAGATCGTGGCCCGTTCGGCCCGCGCGCTCGAACGCTACGGCCCCGACTTCCGCTACCGCCACTACGCGGCGGTCAAGACTCTGCCGATGGCCCTCGCCGGTCCGGCCGCCGTCGGCGCGGGCTTCGCCGTCGCCCAGCTCCCGGCCGCCCGGCGGTGGCTGATGAGCCGTTACGCCCCGGGTGACGGCCCCAGTGCGAAGCGCCGCGCGGAGAGCTGGTTCTCCGTCCGCTTCGTCGGCGAGGGCGGCGGCCGCCGTGTCTTCACCGAGGTCACGGGCGGGGACCCGGGCTACGACGAGACGGCGAAGATCCTCGCGGAGTCGGCGATGTGCCTCGCGGCCGACGCGCTGCCGAGGACGTCGGGCCAGGTGACGCCGGCGGTGGCGATGGGCGACGCGCTGCTGACGCGGCTTCAGCGGGCGGGCCTGCGCTTCCGGGTGGCGCACTCCGGGTAG
- a CDS encoding CaiB/BaiF CoA transferase family protein has product MTASGNGPLAGVRVVELAGIGPGPFAAMLLGDLGADVVRIDRPGGAGLAIDPAYDLTNRNKRSVLIDLKSEDGPGHVLDLAERADVLIEGYRPGVAERLGVGPDACLARNPRLVYGRMTGWGQQGPLAQRAGHDIAYIALTGTLSMIGKAEEPPVVPANLVGDYAGGSLYLVIGVLAALQHARAEGGAGQVVDAAIVDGAAHLATMIHGMMAAGGWQDRRGANLLDGGCPFYGTYETSDGHSMAVGALEQQFYDEFVDRLGIRDDIPARKDFARWGELRQAVADRFRSRTRAEWTAVFEDSDACVAPVLSLREAPAHPHLAARGTFTDHGGITQPAPAPRFSATPGAVTRGPAMPGADTGEVARDWDVHLTVPEEDR; this is encoded by the coding sequence ATGACGGCGTCAGGGAACGGCCCGCTGGCCGGGGTGCGCGTGGTGGAGCTGGCCGGCATCGGGCCCGGCCCGTTCGCCGCGATGCTCCTCGGCGACCTCGGGGCCGATGTCGTACGGATCGACCGTCCCGGCGGCGCCGGGCTCGCCATCGACCCGGCGTACGACCTCACCAACCGCAACAAACGCTCGGTGCTGATCGACCTCAAGTCCGAGGACGGCCCCGGCCACGTCCTCGACCTGGCCGAACGCGCGGACGTGCTCATCGAGGGATACCGCCCCGGCGTCGCCGAGCGGCTCGGTGTGGGCCCCGACGCCTGCCTCGCCCGCAACCCGCGCCTGGTCTACGGGCGGATGACCGGCTGGGGCCAGCAGGGGCCGCTGGCCCAGCGGGCCGGTCACGACATCGCGTACATCGCACTGACCGGCACCCTCTCCATGATCGGCAAGGCCGAGGAGCCGCCCGTCGTCCCCGCCAACCTCGTCGGCGACTACGCGGGCGGATCGCTCTACCTGGTCATCGGCGTGCTCGCGGCGCTCCAGCACGCCCGCGCGGAGGGCGGCGCCGGCCAGGTCGTCGACGCCGCCATCGTCGACGGCGCCGCGCATCTCGCCACCATGATCCACGGCATGATGGCCGCCGGCGGCTGGCAGGACCGCCGCGGCGCCAACCTCCTCGACGGCGGCTGCCCCTTCTACGGCACCTACGAGACGTCCGACGGGCACTCCATGGCGGTCGGTGCGCTGGAGCAGCAGTTCTACGACGAGTTCGTCGACCGGCTCGGCATCAGGGACGACATCCCGGCCCGCAAGGACTTCGCTCGCTGGGGCGAGCTGCGCCAGGCGGTCGCCGACCGGTTCAGGTCCCGCACCCGCGCCGAGTGGACCGCCGTCTTCGAGGACTCCGACGCCTGCGTGGCGCCCGTGCTGTCCCTGCGGGAGGCCCCCGCACATCCGCACCTCGCCGCCCGCGGCACCTTCACCGACCACGGCGGCATCACCCAGCCCGCGCCGGCGCCCCGCTTCTCCGCGACCCCCGGGGCCGTGACCCGCGGGCCCGCCATGCCCGGCGCGGACACCGGGGAGGTCGCCCGCGACTGGGACGTGCACCTGACTGTTCCCGAGGAGGACCGTTGA
- a CDS encoding acyl-CoA dehydrogenase family protein gives MKRRIFTAEHEAFRETVRTFLTKEVQPHYEQWEKDGIVSREAWLAAGRQGLLGLAVPEEYGGGGNDDFRYAAVLHEEFTRAGAPGLAIGLHNDIIGPYLTSLATDEQKRRWLPGFCSGETITAIAMTEPGAGSDLQGIRTTAEDRGDHWLLNGSKTFISNGILADLVVVVARTTPQGGAHGLSLLVVERGTEGFERGRNLDKIGQKSQDTAELFFNDVRVPKDNLLGERGGAFIHLMTNLAQERMAIAVAGIAAAEHLLEITTEYVKEREAFGRPLAKLQHIRFEIAELATECAVTRAFLDRCIEDHAKGELDAVHASMAKWWATELQKRAADRCLQLHGGYGYMNEYRVARAFTDGRIQTIYGGTTEIMKEIIGRSLLGQTSRKA, from the coding sequence TTGAAGCGCCGGATCTTCACCGCCGAGCACGAGGCGTTCCGCGAAACCGTCCGCACCTTCCTCACCAAGGAGGTGCAGCCGCACTACGAGCAGTGGGAGAAGGACGGCATCGTCAGCCGCGAGGCGTGGCTGGCGGCGGGCCGCCAGGGCCTCCTCGGCCTCGCCGTGCCCGAGGAGTACGGCGGCGGAGGCAACGACGACTTCCGCTACGCGGCCGTGCTGCACGAGGAGTTCACCCGGGCCGGTGCGCCGGGCCTCGCCATCGGCCTGCACAACGACATCATCGGCCCCTACCTCACCTCGCTCGCCACCGACGAGCAGAAGCGGCGCTGGCTGCCGGGCTTCTGCAGCGGCGAGACCATCACCGCGATCGCGATGACCGAGCCGGGCGCGGGCTCCGACCTCCAGGGCATCCGCACAACCGCCGAGGACCGCGGTGACCACTGGCTGCTGAACGGCTCCAAGACCTTCATCTCCAACGGCATCCTCGCCGACCTGGTCGTCGTCGTCGCGAGGACGACCCCGCAGGGAGGCGCGCACGGACTGTCGCTGCTGGTCGTCGAGCGCGGCACGGAGGGCTTCGAACGCGGCCGCAACCTCGACAAGATCGGCCAGAAGTCCCAGGACACCGCCGAGCTGTTCTTCAACGACGTCCGCGTCCCCAAGGACAACCTCCTCGGCGAGCGGGGCGGCGCGTTCATCCATCTGATGACCAACCTCGCCCAGGAGCGGATGGCGATAGCCGTCGCCGGGATCGCCGCCGCCGAGCACCTGCTGGAGATCACCACCGAGTACGTCAAGGAGCGCGAGGCGTTCGGCCGGCCGCTCGCCAAGCTCCAGCACATCCGCTTCGAGATCGCGGAGCTGGCCACCGAGTGCGCCGTCACCCGCGCCTTCCTCGACCGCTGCATCGAGGACCACGCGAAGGGCGAACTGGACGCCGTCCACGCCTCGATGGCCAAGTGGTGGGCCACCGAACTCCAGAAACGCGCCGCCGACCGCTGTCTCCAGCTCCACGGCGGGTACGGCTACATGAACGAGTACCGCGTCGCCCGGGCCTTCACCGACGGACGCATCCAGACCATCTACGGCGGTACGACCGAGATCATGAAGGAGATCATCGGCCGTTCCCTCCTTGGCCAAACCTCCCGAAAGGCTTAA